One Salmo trutta chromosome 26, fSalTru1.1, whole genome shotgun sequence DNA window includes the following coding sequences:
- the LOC115163819 gene encoding circumsporozoite protein-like — protein MGLKQKLKLSFSLIYSPNSVGLYNPNPDYRSNGVGLFNPDYSPNSVGLSNPDYSPNSVGLYNPNPDYSPNSVGLSNPDYRPNGVGLSNPDYRPNSVGLYNPDYSPNSVGLSNPDYRPNSVGLYNPDYSPNSVGLSNPDYRPNGVGLSNPDYRPNGVGLSNPDYRPNSVGLYNPDYSPNSVGLSNPDYSPNGVGLSNPDYSPNGVGLYNPDYSPNSVGLSNPDYSPNSVGLSNPDYSPNSVGLYNPDYSPNSVGLYNSDYSPNGVGLYNPDYSPNSVGLYNSDYSPNGVGLSNPDYSPNSVGLYNPDYSPNSVGLYNSDYSPNGVGLYNPDYSPNSVGLYNSDYSPNGVGLSNPDYSPNANGQSVCLCSHMDSEYVSSVVHLV, from the coding sequence ATGGGTTTAAAACAGAAACTGAAATTATCCTTTTCCCTGATTTACAGTCCTAACAGTGTGGGATTATATAATCCTAACCCTGATTACAGATCTAACGGTGTGGGATTATTCAACCCTGATTACAGTCCTAACAGTGTGGGATTATCTAACCCTGATTACAGTCCTAACAGTGTGGGattatataaccctaaccctgattaCAGTCCTAACAGTGTGGGATTATCTAACCCTGATTACAGACCTAACGGTGTGGGATTATCTAACCCTGATTACAGACCTAACAGTGTGGGATTATATAACCCTGATTACAGTCCTAACAGTGTGGGATTATCTAACCCTGATTACAGACCTAACAGTGTGGGATTATATAACCCTGATTACAGTCCTAATAGTGTGGGATTATCTAACCCTGATTACAGACCTAACGGTGTGGGATTATCTAACCCTGATTACAGACCTAACGGTGTGGGATTATCTAACCCTGATTACAGACCTAACAGTGTGGGATTATATAACCCTGATTACAGCCCTAACAGTGTGGGATTATCTAACCCTGATTACAGCCCTAACGGTGTGGGATTATCTAACCCTGATTACAGTCCTAACGGTGTGGGATTATATAACCCTGATTACAGCCCTAACAGTGTGGGATTATCTAACCCTGATTACAGTCCCAACAGTGTGGGATTATCTAACCCTGATTACAGTCCTAACAGTGTGGGATTATATAACCCTGATTACAGTCCTAACAGTGTGGGATTATATAACTCTGATTACAGTCCTAACGGTGTGGGATTATATAACCCTGATTACAGCCCTAACAGTGTGGGATTATATAACTCTGATTACAGTCCTAACGGTGTGGGATTATCTAACCCTGATTACAGTCCTAACAGTGTGGGATTATATAACCCTGATTACAGTCCTAACAGTGTGGGATTATATAACTCTGATTACAGTCCTAACGGTGTGGGATTATATAACCCTGATTACAGCCCTAACAGTGTGGGATTATATAACTCTGATTACAGTCCTAACGGTGTGGGATTATCTAACCCTGATTACAGCCCTAACGCTAACGGACAATCTGTTTGTCTTTGTTCTCACATGGATTCTGAATATGTCTCCAGTGTTGTTCATTTGGTGTGA
- the LOC115163823 gene encoding uncharacterized protein LOC115163823 has translation MTLQEKLEVFNKVKLTFDQTTEHFKSQAQHTERQIKEKFKKLHQILQMEKDARITALREEEEQKSQMMKKKKIEEKIREMSSLPDTIRALEEELRAEDISVLLNYKATMERDQYTIRALEEKLRAEDISVLLNYKATMERDQYTIRALEEKLRAEDISVLLNYKATMERDQYTIRALEEELRAEDISVLLNYKATMERDQYTIRALEEKLRAEDISVLLNYKATMERDQYTIRALEEKLRAEDISFLQVRTNISIRRKHYCD, from the coding sequence ATGACTTTACAGGAGAAGCTGGAGGTCTTTAATAAAGTTAAACTAACCTTTGATCAAACAACTGAGCACTTTAAGAGCCAGGCCCAGCACACAGAGAGGCAGATTAAAGAGAAGTTTAAGAAGCTTCATCAGATTCTACAAATGGAAAAGGATGCCAGGATAACTGCACTGAGGGAAGAAGAGGAACAGAAGAGTCagatgatgaagaagaagaagattgaGGAGAAGATCAGAGAGATGTCATCACTTCCAGATACTATCAGAGCCCTAGAGGAGGAGCTGAGAGCTGAAGACATCTCAGTCCTGCTGAATTACAAGGCTACCATGGAAAGAGACCAGTACACTATCAGAGCCCTAGAGGAGAAGCTGAGAGCTGAAGACATCTCAGTCCTGCTGAATTACAAGGCTACCATGGAAAGAGACCAGTACACTATCAGAGCCCTAGAGGAGAAGCTGAGAGCTGAAGACATCTCAGTCCTGCTGAATTACAAGGCTACCATGGAAAGAGACCAGTACACTATCAGAGCCCTAGAGGAGGAGCTGAGAGCTGAAGACATCTCAGTCCTGCTGAATTACAAGGCTACCATGGAAAGAGACCAGTACACTATCAGAGCCCTAGAGGAGAAGCTGAGAGCTGAAGACATCTCAGTCCTGCTGAATTACAAGGCTACCATGGAAAGAGACCAGTACACTATCAGAGCCCTAGAGGAGAAGCTGAGAGCTGAAGACATCTCATTCCTACAGGTAAGGACCAATATCTCGATAAGACGTAAACATTATTGTGACTGA